The DNA window CGCGGCCAGCGTGCGCTCGGCGATAGCCAGACCGACGGCATTCGCCAGCCCCTGTCCCAGCGGCCCGGTGGTGGTTTCAACACCTGGGGTATAGCCAATTTCCGGATGGCCTGGGGTTTTTGAGTGCAGTTGACGGAAGTTTTTCAACTCCGCAATGGGTAAGTCATAGCCCGTCAGATGCAACAGGCTGTAAAGCAGCATCGAAGCATGGCCGTTAGACAAAATAAAGCGGTCACGGTCGTACCACTGCGGGTTTTCGGGGTTGTGCTTGAGAAAATCATTCCACAGCACCTCGGCGATATCCGCCATACCCATTGGGGCGCCGGGATGGCCGGAATTGGCTTTCTGAACAGCATCCATACTCAGGGCGCGAATCGCGTTGGCAAGTTCTCTTCGGGACATAATGTGCTCCTGAAACAATACGTTGCGTGAGTTTTTATTGGCTTAGGATAGAGAGGGTGATGAGTTGCATAACTAAAAAGCATAGCAGATGGGGCTATCATTGCTTCCTAATCTAAGTTACATAAACATTATAAATCGATAACAAATATAACTTTGTTTTGGCGAGAGTTTGGCGGTGTTCAAAGTTTACGAAGCCGTCAGGCGAGATACTAGGTGGCCCTTTAGGGTGAACACCCGATACGCCATTACGCTTCACCCCTACGATCGATATGTGAAAGGAAAGATAAAATGGATGAGCAGTTAAAACAAAGCGCCCTCGACTTCCATGAATTCCCTGTTCCCGGAAAAATCCAGGTTTCCCCGACTAAACCGCTCGCGACTCAGCGTGACCTGGCTCTGGCCTACTCGCCGGGCGTTGCCGCCCCGTGTCTGGAAATCGAAAAAGATCCGCTGGCGGCCTACAAATATACCGCGCGTGGCAACCTTGTTGCGGTGGTCTCTAACGGCACGGCGGTTCTGGGACTTGGCCATATCGGCGCGCTGGCCGGTAAGCCGGTGATGGAAGGGAAAGGCGTTCTGTTTAAAAAATTCGCTGGTATCGATGTGTTTGATATTGAAGTCGATGAACTGGACCCGGACAAATTTATCAACGTCGTCGCGGCGCTGGAGCCGACTTTCGGCGGTATCAACCTGGAGGATATTAAAGCGCCGGAGTGCTTCTACATTGAGCAGAAGCTGCGCGAGCGCATGAATATTCCGGTCTTCCATGACGATCAGCACGGTACGGCGATTATCAGTACGGCGGCGATTCTTAACGGTCTTCGGGTGGTGGAAAAAAACATCTCCGATGTACGGATGGTGGTTTCCGGTGCAGGCGCGGCGGCGATCGCCTGTATGAACCTGTTGGTAGCGCTGGGGATGCAGAAGCACAACATCGTGGTGTGCGACTCGAAAGGGGTTATCTACAAAGGCCGTGAGCCGAACATGGCGGAAACCAAAGCGGCTTACGCGGTGGAAGACAGCGGTAAACGCACGCTGGATGACGTGATTGAGGAGGCGGATATTTTCCTTGGCTGTTCGGGCCCGAAAGTACTGACCCAGGAGATGGTCAAGAAAATGGCTCGCGCGCCAATGATTCTGGCGCTGGCTAATCCGGAGCCGGAAATTCTGCCACCGCTGGCGAAAGAGGTGCGCTCCGACGCCATTATCTGCACCGGTCGCTCCGACTATCCAAACCAGGTTAACAACGTACTCTGCTTCCCGTTCATCTTCCGCGGGGCGTTGGACGTCGGCGCAACGGCGATTAACGAAGAGATGAAGCTGGCGGCGGTAAATGCGATTGCTGAGTTGGCTCACGCCGAGCAGAGCGAAGTTGTAGCTTCAGCCTACGGCGATCAGGATTTGAGCTTCGGTGCGGAATACATCATTCCGAAACCGTTCGACCCGCGCCTGATCGTTAAGATCGCTCCCGCGGTGGCGAAAGCAGCGATGGACTCAGGCGTAGCCACGCGTCCGATTGCCGATTTTGATGCCTACGTCGAGAAACTGAGCGAGTTCGTCTACAAAACCAACCTGTTTATGAAGCCGATTTTCTCGCAGGCGCGTAAAGAGCCGAAGCGCATCGTGCTGGCGGAAGGTGAAGATAACCGCGTGCTGCACGCGACGCAGGAGCTTGTGACGCTGGGGCTGGCAAAGCCAATTCTGATTGGTCGTCCGAGCGTTATTGAGATGCGCGTTCAGAAGCTGGGCCTGCAGATTAAACCGGGTGTCGATTTTGAAATCGTCAACAACGAGTCCGATCCGCGTTTTAAAGAGTATTGGCAGGAATACTACGGCCTGATGAAACGCAACGGTATTACGCAAGAACAGGCGCAGCGTGAGATGATCAGCAACACCACCGCCATCGGCGCAATCATGGTACAGCGTGGAGAAGCGGACGGAATGATTTGTGGCACCATTGGTGATTACCACGAGCATTTCCACGTCATTAAGCCGTTGTTTGGCTACCGTGATGGCGTCCATACCGCCGGAGCGATGAACGCGCTGTTGTTGCCGAGCGGCAACACTTTTATCGCCGATACCTATGTTAACCACGACCCGTCACCAGAGCAGATTGCTGAAATTGCGCTGATGGCGGCAGAGAGCGTACGTCGTTTTGGTATCGAACCGCGGGTGGCGCTGTTGTCGCACTCGAACTTCGGTTCGTCGGATTGCCCTTCCGCCAGCAAAATGCGCCAGGCGCTGGAACTGGTGAAAGCGCGTGCGCCGGATTTGATGATCGATGGTGAAATGCACGGTGATGCTGCGCTGGTGGAAAGCATTCGTAACGACCGGATGCCGGACAGTCCGCTGAAAGGCTCGGCGAATATCCTGGTAATGCCGAATATGGAAGCGGCACGTATTAGTTACAACCTACTTCGCGTCTCCAGCTCCGAAGGCGTCACCGTAGGTCCGGTGTTAATGGGCGTGGCGAAGCCGGTGCATATTCTGACACCTATTGCCTCAGTACGCCGAATTGTGAATATGGTCGCACTGGCGGTTGTCGAAGCGCAAACTCAACCGCTGTAATATTCGTTTAATTAATTCAGGCGCGGGAAATCTTCCCGCGCTTTTTTATTTTTGTTCATAAGTGATCTATCTCACCTTTTAAATCAGCTTGCCGAATTTTGTTATTTACTCCAGCAAAAACTTGTCACGATTAGCTCAAGTTTTAGCGGAGCGGTGAGCCATGGATAAAGAACGCATCATTCAGGAATTTGTACCCGGCAAGCAGGTTACGCTGGCGCATCTGATTGCGCACCCCGGTGCAGAGCTGGCGAAAAAGATCGGCGTTCCCGAATCCGGCGCTATCGGCATTATGACCCTGACCCCAGGGGAAACCGCGATGATCGCCGGGGATTTAGCGATGAAGGCCGCCGATGTGCATATCGGTTTTCTCGACAGATTTAGCGGCGCGCTGGTTATCTATGGTTCGGTCGGCGCGGTAGAAGAGGCGCTACTGCAAACGGTTAGCGGACTGGGCAGATTATTAAATTATACCCTCTGCGAGTTAACAAAAAGCTAATTAGAGGCGGCGATGAAACGTATTGCATTTGTCGGTACGGTGGGCGCGGGAAAAACAACGCTATTTAACGCGTTGCAGGGGAATTATTCCCTCGCCAGGAAAACGCAGGCCGTGGAATTTAATGAAAGTGGCGATATCGACACGCCTGGGGAATATTTCAGTCATCCGCGCTGGTATCACGCGTTAATTACCACGCTACAGGATGTGGATACGCTGATTTATGTCCATGCAGCCAATGACAAAGAGAGTCGCTTACCTGCCGGGCTGTTGGATATCGGCACCAGTAAACGACAAATCGCCGCAATCAGCAAAACGGATATGCCGGATGCCGACGTTGCCGCAACGCGACGGTTACTTCACGCAATGGGGTTTCAGGAGCCGATTTTTGAACTCAATGGTCACGACCCGCAAAGCGTACAGCACCTGGTGGATTATCTGACAGAGCTCAGCCAAAAGGAGGAAGGGGCAGGTGAAGAAACTCATCACAGCTAACGATATTCGTGCGGCCCACGCACGCGGTGAACAGAAGATATCGATTGTTCTGCGCGCCAGCATCATCACCCCGGAGGCCCGCGAAGTTGCGGATCTGCTGGGCGTCGCCATTACCGAATGCGATGAATCCACACCTGCGGTGGCGGCACCGGTAGCAGAGGAGAAAACGGAAAGTCAGCGCATTCGTGAAACCATCATCGCGCAGCTGCCGGAAGGACAGTTTACCGAAAGTCTGGTCGCGCAGTTGATGGACAAGGTGATGAAGGAGAAACAGTCGCTGGCGCAGGGCGATATGCAGCCCAGCTTTAAATCGGTCACTGGCAAAGGTGGCGTAAAAGTCATTGACGGCAGCAGCGTCAAGTTTGGCCGCTTCGACGGTGCCGAACCGCACTGCGTCGGCTTAACGGACTTAGTCACCGACCAGGACGGCAGCAGTATGGCCGCCGGGTTTATGCAGTGGGAAAACGCTTTTTTCCCGTGGACGCTGAATTACGACGAGGTTGATATAGTGCTGGAGGGCGAACTGCACGTGCGCCATGAAGGCGAAACCATGATTGCCAAAGCCGGTGACGTGATGTTTATCCCGAAAGGTTCGAGCATCGAGTTCGGCACTCCGTCGAGCGTGCGCTTCCTGTACGTTGCCTGGCCTGCGAACTGGCAATCGCTATGAAAGATTTCATCACCGAAGCCTGGCTCAGAGCAAACCACACGCTCAGCGAAGGAGCAGAGATTCATCTGCCCGCCGATGCTCGCCTGACGCCATCAGCTCGGGAACTGCTGGAAAGCCGCCGTCTGCGCATTAAGTTTATCGACGAACAGGGAAGCCTGTTTGTTGATGATGATCAGCAGCAGCCGCAGCCGGTACATGGCTTAACCAGCAGCGAAACGCACCCGCAGGCGTGCTGCGAGCTGTGTCGCCAGCCGGTGGTGAAAAAGCCCGACACGCTGACCCATCTGACGGCAGACAAGATGGTCGCCAAAAGCGACCCGCGTTTGGGCTTTCGCGCGGTGCTCGATAGCACTATCGCACTGGCGGTGTGGCTGCAAATCGAACTGGCGGAACCGTGGCAGCCGTGGCTGGCGGATATTCGCTCGCGTCTGGGCAACATTATGCGCGCCGACGCCATGGATGAACCGCTGGCGGCGCAGTCCATCGTCGGCTTGAACGAAGATGAGCTGCACCGGCTTTCCCATCAGCCGCTGCGCTATCTCGACCACGATCATCTGGTGCCGGAAGCCAGTCATGGCCGCGATGCTGCGCTGCTGAATCTGTTGCGTACCAAGGTGCGTGAGGCAGAAACGGTTGCCGCCCAGGTCTTTATTAGCCGCAGTTTTGAGGTATTGCGCCCGGACATTCTGCAGGCGCTAAACCGCCTCTCCAGTACCGTCTACGTGATGATGATTCTGTGCGTCACGAAGCATTCGCTCACCGTTAGCCAAATACAACAACGCCTGGGAGGGGAGCAATGATTATTGAACGCGCTCGCCAACTTGCATTGCATTCACCCGCTCGGGTGGTCTTTCCGGACGCGCTGGATGTTCGCGTGCTGAAGGCCGCGCACTACCTGCAACAGCAGGGGCTGGCAAGGCCGATTCTGGTCGCCAGTCCGTTTGCTCTGCGCCAGTTTGCGCTCAGCCACCGCGTGCCGATGGACGGTATTCAGGTCATCGACCCGCATAGCAATCTGTCGATGCGCGAAGCGTTTGCCGAGCGCTGGCTGGCCCGTGCCGGAGAGAAAACGCCGCCGGATGCGCTGGAAAAACTCAATGACCCGCTGATGTTCGCCGCCGCCATGGTGAGCGCCGGTAAGGCTGATGTGTGTATTGCTGGCAACCTCTCATCTACGGCGAACGTGCTGCGTGCCGGATTGCGGATTATTGGCCTGCTGCCGGGTTGCAAAACGCTGTCGTCGATTTTCCTGATGTTGCCGCAGTACATCGGACCGGCATTAGGCTTCGCCGATTGCAGCGTGGTGCCGCAACCGACGGCGGCGCAACTGGCGGATATCGCTATCGCCAGCGCCGACACCTGGCGAGTCATTACCGGCGAGGAGCCGCGCGTCGCGATGCTGTCTTTCTCAAGCAACGGCAGCGCCCGCCACCCCAATGTTGCCAACGTACAGCAGGCGACCGAGATCGTCCGCCAGCGTGCGCCGCAGCTGATGGTGGACGGCGAACTGCAGTTTGATGCCGCTTTCGTGCCGGATGTCGCCGCGCAGAAAGCGCCCGCCAGCCCGCTTGAAGGCAATGCGAACGTGATGGTCTTCCCATCGCTGGAGGCGGGCAATATTGGCTACAAAATCGCCCAGCGGCTGGGCGGCTATCGCGCCGTTGGACCGCTCATTCAGGGGCTTGCCGCGCCGCTTCACGATCTCTCCCGAGGTTGTAGCGTGCAGGAAATTATCGAACTGGCGTTAGTGGCAGCCGTGCCGCGCCAGACTGACGCGAATCGGGTAAACGACTCGCAAACACTCGTTGTATAGGTCCCGTTCTGGACCCCCTTTGATTAAGAGGAAAACACAATGGAAGCATTAGGAATGATTGAAACCCGGGGCCTGGTTGCGCTGATTGAGGCTTCTGACGCAATGGTTAAAGCCGCACGCGTGAAGCTGGTTGGCGTGAAGCAGATCGGTGGCGGCCTGTGTACTGCCATGGTGCGTGGCGATGTGGCGGCGTGTAAAGCCGCGACGGATGCCGGTGCCGCAGCGGCGCAGCGCATTGGCGAGCTGGTCTCGGTACACGTTATTCCGCGTCCGCATGGCGATCTGGAAGAAGTGTTTCCGATCAGCTTTAAAGGCGACAGCAGCAACCTGTAACCGCTCTCTGTGACGTCACCTGCTGGCGTCACGTTCTCCCTTTTGCAAATGGCTCTCTACGGAGGGCAGGGAACTGCTTTACCTGAAATAAGCCACGGAGGCGGATATGAAACTGGCAATCGTCACAGGACAAATTGTTTGTACCGTCCGCCATCAGGGACTGGCGCACGACAAATTGCTGATGGTGGAAATGATTGATGCCCAGGGTAATCCCGACGGGCAGAGCGCCGTCGCTATCGACAATATTGGCGCGGGGCCCGGTGAGTGGGTGCTGTTGGTTAGCGGTAGCTCAGCCCGCCAGGCGCATGCGCGTGAATCCTCTCCCGTCGACCTGTGCGTGATTGGCATCGTCGATGAAGCGGTGGCTGGTGGTCAGGTGATCTTTCACAAATAGGGCATAAGAAAATGAATCAACAGGATATTGAACAGGTCATCAAAGCGGTACTGCTGAAGATGAAAGACAGCAGTCAGCCTGCTGGCGCCGTTCATGAAATGGGCGTCTTTGCCTCCCTGGATGACGCCGTTGCGGCAGCGAAAGTCGCCCAACAGGGGCTGAAGAGCGTGGCGATGCGCCAGCTTGCCATTCATGCCATTCGTGAAGCGGGCGAAAAATACGCCCAGGAATTAGCGGAACTTGCCGTGACTGAAACCGGCATGGGACGCGTCGACGATAAATTTGCCAAAAACGTCGCTCAGGCGCGCGGTACGCCGGGCGTGGAGTGTCTCTCCCCGCAGGTGTTGACTGGAGATAATGGCCTGACGCTGATTGAAAATGCGCCGTGGGGCGTAGTGGCTTCGGTAACGCCGTCCACCAACCCGGCCGCGACCGTCATTAACAACGCCATCAGCCTGATTGCCGCTGGCAACAGCGTAGTCTTTGCGCCGCATCCGGCAGCGAAAGGCGTTTCTCAGCGTGCGATCGGGCTGCTTAATCAGGCGGTGGTTGCGGCGGGCGGCCCGGCAAACCTGCTGGTCACCGTGGCGAACCCGGATATCGAAACCGCCCAGCGCCTGTTTAAGTACCCCGGAATCGGACTGCTGGTGGTAACCGGCGGCGAAGCGGTGGTGGAATCCGCGCGCAAGCATACCAATAAACGTCTGATTGCCGCCGGTGCCGGTAACCCGCCGGTAGTCGTTGACGAGACTGCCGACCTGGCGCGCGCCGCGCAGTCCATCGTCAAAGGTGCGTCGTTTGATAACAACATCATCTGCGCCGACGAGAAGGTGCTGATTGTGGTTGATAGCGTCGCCGATGAGCTGATGCACCTGATGGAAGGCCAACATGCGGTGAAACTGACCCACGCTCAGGCCGAGCAGCTCCAGCCGGTGCTGCTGAAAAATGTCGATGAGCGCGGCAAAGGCACCGTCAGTCGTGATTGGGTCGGGCGCGATGCGGGCAAGATTGCCGCAGCCATCGGTCTGAACGTCCCGGAGCAAACGCGCCTGCTGTTCGTTGAAACCTCAGCCAGCCATCCGTTCGCGGTGACCGAACTGATGATGCCGGTGCTTCCTGTCGTACGAGTTGCCAACGTCGAAGAGGCCATCGCTCTGGCGGTCCAGCTTGAAGGCGGCTGCCATCACACGGCGGCGATGCACTCGCGCAATATCGACAACATGAACCGGATGGCTAACGCCATCGACACCAGCATTTTCGTCAAAAACGGACCGTGCATTGCCGGGCTTGGATTGGGCGGTGAAGGCTGGACCACCATGACCATTACCACGCCGACCGGGGAAGGGGTGACCAGTGCGCGCACCTTTGTTCGCTTGCGGCGCTGTGTGCTGGTGGATGCGTTCCGCATCGTATAAGGAGTGAAAGAGATGGCGCACGACGAACAGCTGTGGCTCACCCCCAGACTGCAAAAAGCGGCTGCCCTGTGTAATCAGACGCCTGCCGCCAGTGAATCACCGCTGTGGCTGGGCGTGGATTTAGGCACCTGCGACGTGGTGTCGATGGTTATCGACAGTGAAGGGCAGCCGGTGGCGGTGTGCCTGGACTGGGCTGACGTCGTGCGTGACGGCATCGTCTGGGATTTCTTCGGTGCCGTCACCATCGTGCGCCGCCATCTCGACACCCTCGAACAGCAGCTTGGTTGCCGTTTTACCCACGCGGCGACCTCGTTTCCGCCGGGCACCGATCCGCGTATTTCGATCAATGTGCTGGAGTCCGCCGGGCTGGAAGTCAGCCATGTGCTGGATGAACCGACCGCGGTGGCGGATCTGCTGCAGCTGGATAACGCGGGCGTGGTGGATATCGGCGGTGGTACCACCGGCATCGCTATCGTCAAACGGGGCGAGGTGACGTACTCCGCCGACGAAGCCACTGGTGGTCATCACATCTCCCTGACGCTTGCCGGAAATCGCCGTATTCAACTGGAAGAAGCGGAGCAGTACAAGCGCAGCAACGCCCAGGAGATCTGGCCGGTGGTGAAGCCGGTATACGAAAAGATGGCCGAGATTGTTGCTCACCATATTGAAGGGCAGGGAATTGCTGATTTATGGCTGGCGGGCGGCTCCTGTATGCAGCCGGGCGTGGATGCGCTGTTTCGCAAGCGCTTCCCGGAATTGCAGGTGCATTTGCCCCAGCACAGCCTGTTTATGACCCCGCTGGCAATTGCCAACAGCGGGAGAGAGAAAGCGGAGGGAATCTATGCAAGCTGAATTGCAGACGGCGCTCTTTCAGGCATTCGATACCCTGAATCTGCAACGCGTAAAAACCTTTAGTGTACCGCCGGTCACGCTGTGCGGCCTCGGCGCGCTCAGCACCTGCGGGCAGGAAGCGCAAACTCGCGGTTTGAGCCATCTGTTCGTGATGGTTGATAGTTTTTTGCATCAAGCGGGAATGACCGCCGGGCTTGAACGCAGCCTGGCGATGAAGGGCGTGGCGATGACCGTCTGGCCGTGCCCGCCGGGTGAGCCGTGCATTACCGACGTCTGCGCGGCGGTGGCTCAACTACGCGAATCACAGTGCGACGGCGTGGTGGCCTTTGGCGGCGGTTCAGTGCTGGATGCGGCAAAAGCGGTCGCGCTGCTGGTCACCAACCCTGAGCAGACGCTGAGCGCCATGACCGAAACCAGCGCATTGCGCCCGCGTTTGGCGCTGATTGCGGTGCCGACAACGGCCGGAACCGGCTCCGAAACCACCAACGTGACGGTGATTATCGATGCGGTCAGCGGGCGTAAGCAGGTGCTGGCGCATGCTTCTCTGATGCCGGACGTGGCGATTCTTGACGCTGCGCTGACTGAAGGTGTTCCTCCTCACGTGACGGCGATGACCGGTATCGATGCTCTGACTCATGCCATAGAAGCTTACAGCGCGCTCAATGCGACACCGTTCACCGACAGCCTGGCAATTGGTGCGATTGCGATGATTGCTCAGTCGCTGCCGAAAGCGGTGGGCTACGGCCACGACCTCGCTGCGCGCGAAAGCATGTTGCTTGCCTCGTGCATGGCCGGGATGGCTTTTTCCAGCGCCGGTCTGGGCTTATGTCACGCGATGGCGCACCAGCCGGGTGCGGCGCTGCACATTCCGCACGGCCAGGCTAACGCCATGCTGCTGCCGACGGTGATGGGATTTAACCGCATGGTGTGCCGCGAACGCTTTAGCCATATCGGCCGGGCGCTAACCGGCAAGAAAACCGATGACCACGACGCAATTGCCAAAGTGTGCGAGCTGATTGCTGAAGTGGGCCTGACCAAACGGCTTTCGGATGCCGGAGCGTTACCTGAACACTTCAGTGGATGGGCGCAGGCGGCGCTGGGGGATATTTGTTTGCGTACTAACCCGCGGACCGCCAACCAGGAGCAGATTATCCAGCTGTATACGGCGGCACAATGATGCGATTTCCCGGAGTACAGGATTGCGGTGACCCTGTAGCCCGGTCAGCGAAGCGCCACCGGGAATGATGCGGGCTGGCGGGTTATCCCGGAGGCGGCGCGTAGCGCCTGTCCGGGCTACAACACCGGCACATCACTCAAGAGTTCCAGGTGTTCACAGTATCTACAAATCATAAATGACAGGGAGTAAGGGCTATGGGAATTAACGAAATCATCATGTACATCATGATGTTCTTTATGCTGATTGCCGCCGTGGACAGGATCCTGTCGCAGTTCGGCGGCTCGGCGCGCTTCCTCGGTAAGATAGGTAAAAGTATCGAGGGATCCGGCAGTCAGTTCGAAGAAGGCTTTATGGCGATGGGCGCGCTGGGCCTGGCGATGGTCGGTATGACCGCGCTGGCTCCGGTACTGGCGCATCTGCTCGGGCCGGTGATTATTCCGCTGTATGAAATGCTCGGTGCAAACCCATCGATGTTCGCCGGGACGCTGCTGGCCTGCGATATGGGTGGCTTCTTCCTCGCCAAAGAGCTGGCAGGCGGCGACATTGCAGCATGGATGTACTCCGGCCTGATTCTGGGTTCCATGATGGGGCCAACCATTGTGTTCTCCATACCGGTCGCGCTCGGCATTATCGAGCCTTCCGATCGTCGTTATCTGGCGCTCGGCGTACTGGCCGGGATTGTCACCATTCCGATCGGCTGTATTGCGGGTGGCTTGATTGCGATGTACTCCGGTGTTGAGGTTAATGGCCAGCCGGTGGAGTTCACCTTCGCGCTGATCCTGATGAACATGATCCCGGTACTAATTGTCGCTGCGCTGGTGGCGCTGGGGCTGAAGTTTATCCCGGAAAAAATGATCAACGGCTTCCAGATCTTTGCCAAGTTCCTCGTGGCGCTGATCACCATCGGACTTGCCGCTGCGGTGATCAAATTCCTGCTTGGCTGGGATCTGATCCCCGGTCTTGACCCTATCTTTATGGCGGCCGACGACAAGCCCGGCGAAGTGATGCGCGCCATTGAAGTTATCGGATCCATCTCCTGCGTACTGCTCGGTGCCTATCCGATGGTATTGCTGCTGACCCGCTGGTTTGAAAAACCGCTGATGCGCGTCGGCAATCTGCTGAAAGTTAACAATATCGCTGCTGCTGGTATGGTCGCGACGCTGGCCAACAACATCCCGATGTTCGGCATGATGAAGCAGATGGATACTCGCGGCAAAGTCATCAACTGCGCGTTTTCGGTCTCCGCTGCTTTTGCGCTGGGTGACCACTTAGGCTTCGCCGCCGCCAATATGAACGCCATGATCTTCCCGATGATTGTCGGCAAGCTGATCGGCGGTGTGACGGCGATTGGCGTGGCGATGATGCTGGTACCGAAAGATGAAAACGTTTCTGCACCAGCAGAAACCGAAGTGGAGGCGCAATCGTGAATACACGCCAGCTGCTGAGCGTCGGTATCGATATCGGCACCACCACCACCCAGGTGATCTTTTCGCGCCTTGAGCTGGTGAACCGTGCGGCAGTGTCGCAGGTGCCGCGCTACGAATTCATCAAACGCGAAATTAGCTGGCAAAGCCCGGTCTTCTTTACCCCTGTCGATAAGCAGGGCGGTCTGAAGGAAGCTGAACTTAAGGCGCTGATTCTGGCCCAGTATCAGGCCGCAGGTATTGCCCCCGAATCGGTGGACTCCGGGGCAATCATCATCACCGGGGAAAGCGCGAAAACCCGCAATGCTCGTCCGGCAGTGATGGCGCTGTCGCAGTCGCTGGGGGACTTTGTGGTTGCCAGCGCCGGTCCGCATCTGGAGTCGGTGATTGCCGGTCACGGCGCCGGGGCGCAAACCCTGTCAGAACAGCGCCTGTGTCGGGTGCTGAACATCGACATCGGTGGTGGTACCTCGAATTACGCCCTGTTTGATGCCGGAAAAGTCAGCGGCACCGCCTGCCTGAACGTTGGTGGCCGTCTGCTGGAGACCGATGGGCAAGGGCGCGTGGTTCATGCCCATCAGCCGGGACAGAGGATTGTCGATGAGGTTTTCGGTGCTGGCACCGATGCCCGTTCGCTTAACGCTACCCAGCTGATTCAGGTGGCGCGACGGATGGCGACGCTTATCGTCGAGGTTATCGACGGCATGCTCTCTCCACTGGCGCAAAAGCTGATGCAAACCGGATTGCTGCCCGCCGATAAGAAGCCAGATGTGATTACCCTTTCCGGCGGAGTGGGCGAGTGCTATCGCAACCAGCCCGCCGATCCGTTCTGTTTTTCTGATATTGGGCCGCTGTTGGCGACGGCGCTGCATGAGCATCCGCGACTGCGCGAAATGAACGTGCAGTTTCCAGCGCAAACCGTGCGCGCCACGGTGATTGGCGCGGGAGCGCACACGCTGTCGCTCTCCGGGAGCACCATCTGGCTGGACGATGTCGCTTTGCCGATTCGTAACCTGCCGGTGGCGATCCCGCTTGAGTCTGCTGACCTCGTGACGGCCTGGCAGCAGGCGCTGGTACAGCTCGATCTGGATCCTCAAACCGATGCTTACGTGCTGGCGCTTCCCGCATCGCTTCCGGTGCGCTACGCCGCATTACTTACGGTTATTGACGCGCTTGTCGCCTTTATCGCGCGTTTTCCCAATCCGCATCCCCTGCTGGTGGTAGCCGAGCAGGATTTTGGCAAGGCGCTGGGCATGCTGCTGCGCCCGCAGTTACAACAACTCCCGCTGGCGGTCATCGATGAGGTGAGCGTCCGGGCGGGGGACTATATCGACATTGGTACGCCTCTTTTTGGCGGATCGGTTGTGCCGGTGACGGTGAAATCACTCGCATTTCCTTCCTGAGGGAACGACTTATGAAACTAAAGACCACATTGTTCGGCAATGTTTATCAGTTTAAGGATGTAAAAGAGGTGCTGGCTAAAGCCAACGAACTGCGTTCGGGGGATGTGCTGGCGGGCGTGGCGGCGGAGAGTTCTCAGCAGCGCGTAGCGGCGAAGCAGGTGCTGTCCGATATGACAGTTGCCGATATTCGTAATAACCCGGTGATCCCTTACGAGGAGGATTGCGTAACGCGTCTGATTCAGGACGACGTCAACGAAACCGCCTATAACCGTATTAAAAACTGGACCATCAGCGACCTGCGCGAATACGTGCTGAAC is part of the Klebsiella huaxiensis genome and encodes:
- the eutA gene encoding ethanolamine ammonia-lyase reactivating factor EutA; this encodes MNTRQLLSVGIDIGTTTTQVIFSRLELVNRAAVSQVPRYEFIKREISWQSPVFFTPVDKQGGLKEAELKALILAQYQAAGIAPESVDSGAIIITGESAKTRNARPAVMALSQSLGDFVVASAGPHLESVIAGHGAGAQTLSEQRLCRVLNIDIGGGTSNYALFDAGKVSGTACLNVGGRLLETDGQGRVVHAHQPGQRIVDEVFGAGTDARSLNATQLIQVARRMATLIVEVIDGMLSPLAQKLMQTGLLPADKKPDVITLSGGVGECYRNQPADPFCFSDIGPLLATALHEHPRLREMNVQFPAQTVRATVIGAGAHTLSLSGSTIWLDDVALPIRNLPVAIPLESADLVTAWQQALVQLDLDPQTDAYVLALPASLPVRYAALLTVIDALVAFIARFPNPHPLLVVAEQDFGKALGMLLRPQLQQLPLAVIDEVSVRAGDYIDIGTPLFGGSVVPVTVKSLAFPS